A segment of the Necator americanus strain Aroian chromosome IV, whole genome shotgun sequence genome:
TTTGTTACTTCGTCATCTAAATCCGTAATTAAGAGTAGAAAACTtgctcctaaaaaaaattggcaagGAATACGAATTCTAAATTAAAATACAAGCTATGTGATCCTTTCTCCTAattatttaagttttttttttcgcaaatgaTTAAgtcattcattgtttttatgtcCAAGTACTTGAGTGTTTTTACAAATGCAATATATCTTTAGTCTTAACGTGATGACATTCTTGAGTCTCTAGAAAAGCCTCTTGATCAGTCCTGAAAATTTCCTGAGATGAGACGGTTGCAGCATTCTGTCTACAGCTAAATTGGCGCGCTACCTTTCGAGAAAACCTCATGTCTACTCCTTGGTCCTTAGCTCAATAAAACTTTCATAATGGAtaattttctcacaaaatccAATTATaaaaacttaagaaaaaatgaactagCGATGTCAAACACGAGGCTCACCTATCACGCAAATCACCAATAATTGGTCCAGTGTCATCCCATCGATCGTTATCAGGTCCCATCTCTTCGGTAGTCATGTTAAAGTGTTCTGCTATTGTTGTATGCTGTCTTGACATCGTTCagctttgagcgtaataaaagATCAAATCGCTGTAACTGACATTCTGAAATACGCAAGGTAgaattcagcttttttttcgccataCTGTCTACATTACTTCTCAGAAAGACCTAATTTCCTTGTCAACGTTGGAACATTTTTGACACGCACATATTTCGGTCCCTGTGGTGTAACAAGTAACGAAAATCTCAACTTCGATGTGGTTACGACAAAAAAACCCGCTGTAGTAGCCACAGTAACCGTTCAAAAATATGCTCCAGTACGAATCTGGTGTCGtggttttgtttatttcaaatgaaatttttaatttcgaaTTCGTTTACCACACATAAAATGTAACGTAAAAGCTTGCACACTATTTAATTAATCTAATTAGTTTAATTAATTCTtaatctaatttaatttaatcagGACTAAATTGTCAATTATAATTGTAAtcgttaataaataaaaataatataataatataatagtaataaaaatcgacgaatacaaacaaaaaagacaacgCTACTTGATTAATTCTTGTTTCCGcgttttgaacgaaaaaagaaaggaacaacTACTGTCGTGATGTGAATAAAGTCGATGTTTAATTGTAATAAACATAACAGCAAAGATGTTACTTTCTGGAAAGTTCTCAGAAAGGTAAGCTAACAAAAGGCTACAATAAAAGTTCCAAACAGTACGAACAGGGCAAAGGGTTTAACACGCACCTAATGCTGCTGAGGAGCAAAAGAGTAAAAGAGCGAGTTCTCTAAGACTCGTATCTGGCACTGTCTGTTTAATTTAGACGCGAGTCACGGCAAATGAATACAAAACCGGACGCACATAATTGGCTGCAGTTGTTTTCCAGTTGACGTAGGATGTGCTCTGTCAACCAACCTATGCCCAATCTCGAGTGGTACTTATATTGGTTAAGACTTTCGTCTTCAGCTGAAAAGCAGCTGAAAACACAACACTAGCTCCCTGATTGTCGTCCGTTCCCTCGCAGACGCGGCACGTGTGCAATGGAGTCTGGGGCGTTCTCAGATGCCTCGTTGGAAAATTCGGCCTCAAAGGCCGGTTGAGACccattttttcaggaaattgagAGTGAacgtaaataaaacaaagagtaataataaatataaatgcgACCACAATATGGGCGTGCACCGCGGTGGCCTGGGCAAAGTTACGTATCGACGGCTACATGTACATGAAGAGTGAAAATTGCGCTGACAcgaaaataaagcgaaaacaAAAGTCCATACAAAAACTTTTGTTCCATTAACTACGTGGTTTTGGTCCATTTTTACTCAACCTCATCGCGTGCGAATTCAGCTCTAAGATGGTCGGGTCAACAAGTACATTCTCCTGTCGCAACCCCAATGCGGCAATGAGGATCAACGGATTAGGCATCAACTATAGCCTTAGTCAGTACAACCTGTGAGAGAggcagaaataaaattgttaGTACGAAAGAAATCAATGTTCAAAATAGCAAAATACATAGTCATTATATCATACTTAATCAAGATTGGTAGtcgaattttctggatgatgAACAGATATCAGTCCGACATCTGTTCATAAGCAGAATGgaaacataaaacaaaaataaaaaaatcttccgcATCGCACGTGAAATGTTAGCTGCTAGTGGCAGATAAGCGATCTTTAATTGTATTGAGTCAAGTCTGAAAACGTTTATAGCTTACCCCGCACAATATAtgacatttttaaaatctttactACAGCGATCAAGGGATAATGTTAAGAGCAAATTAACATTCAttgattaataaataattaattgataaATATTCAACATTAATCATAGATTAATGTTGAATATTTatcaattaattataattattatttatcaattaTATTAACATAAGAACTCGTCGAGGTCACTGTGTTGAAATAAGGTTCatatagtcgtgtcaaaacaacgtgaagctcggtgcagctgcgtaagcgcatcgtcacgaactgcagcaatgaatggagctagcgagggtcccatctcgatcgcaaccgctagctcctTCAGGCAACTGCACCAGACTTATTGTCGTTTGATCATACTATATTAATCATAAGTACAAATGTAAATCACGCACACAGTTCCCATCCATTAGGTAAACTGTGTGCACTGGATGGTTATATGAGAGAAAGAAAcacgaaacaaacaaaaagtggAGTTGCAAAGCACACTCGAGTGTTTACACAACACAACGACAAATTTCCACACCGACAATATTTTGTCATCAAGCAATTTTCAGTTCAGCCACGATTATCCGTCATCAAATAGAAGCTGTTTTTGCttcctaacaaaaaaaaaccagtacaTCAACGTGAAGTCACACCTCCTTTTTCGTTGCTAACAATGAATTGTCAGCATAAATCGCTAACACGGCACTACTTTGCTCACTATTGATTGACAGTAGGTCATAATAGACGGAAATCACCAAAAATACGTACAAGAATAACACAAGTACTCTTCTTTTATGTCGGAAAATATGCAAACTCTCCTATGTACCTCACCaatatcaaaaacaaaattctaaaagaaaaaagaaaacaaacagaaaaaaaaaacagaaaatcgagATTATTATATATAACGTGACTCAATCAGCGTAAACACGCCAAACTAAAAAGTCGCACAATTATTCCacaaataatgtaaaattttgGGGCTACAATAATATTTAGGGGCTACAATCACGATCATAGCGAGGCATTATTTTTGCGCCACACGTATGCATATCCAATTGTGGGCGTGGTAGGACCCACATTCACTGACATCCCATCCACATAACAGGGTGCATGAAAAACATTCCAATCTAGAGGATCATAAAGCTACGTCagcagaataaaaaattgatcGTTCTTATTTCTGCATCAAGAGAAAACAACGTGTAACATATAGAATATGTAAGCATCGGACACAAGAAATTTAGCGGCTGGCTCTACCGTAACAATACAGTCGGATCATAACCACATGAAtctcggtacagttgcgtaagcggctacgctgaAACCagcagttgggatcgagatgggaccttcgcgaactgcagtgatgagtGGTGCGAGGAAGGGTCCCCTCAGGATgctaaccgctgcgcttcaGCGCAccgcttggagcgcagccgcgtacgcagttgcacAGCGCTTCgtgtcattttgatccgactgtaaCATAAATTCGTCCTTCCGTGCGCAAATCTGGCGAAAAAGTATGGTTAGGGAAGAGAGCTCaacaagcagaagaaaatgagagacCAAAGAGTTCGAAGAAAACGTGGTTTTAATCAATGACATAATGTTATAGAAGTTAAAATCCTATCAATCAAGAACCAGTGGTGTGATCAtcatttctcagaaattctaaaaaaaaagtacggtaAGGAAAGGCGGAAGTATAAACGACTGCGACAATTTTGAGTGTTCTTCCGGGAAATGTTACAACGTTTTCGTTTCGGCGAAATATCCGGTTAAGCGGGTGCTCACAAGTTAGGAAATGATGGATAGAACCGAAACATTTTCCGAACTATAGTGCTTGCTGCGATAGAGTCGTATTTCAGAATAGATCTccaatattcaaaaaaatcttcagaatTATTGATTGTTACTTTGTATTCAGGACGAAGCACTCGATCACCTTCATCCGTGGTTATGTCGACTGAAAACAAAAGTTACTTGGAACTAATATGAGTAAAAATCCTTCTTACGTACTACTACAACAGCTTTGGAGtcactttcaattttctctccaTAAATTCTGATGAATATTAGCGTCTAACACTAAGAAGTTCCATAAATTGTcaacttttttgttcctatAGATTGTTATAGATTGGATAACTTTGTATGGGACCTATAAACGACaggagtgaaagaaaaaagagacaatCAACAATATTGGAGCACGTGAACGTCGAACTATCGATCAATATGGGTCGGCTACGCGCATGGGTGCCTGTTGCTCGTCCTCCGTACGGTCGAGGCCTCGATGCGCACTCTTTCCGGGGATCAGCCCgacattttcgaaattttataATCACCAGAATTAAACGCAATGCCTTGAACTTGCAAACTTGAAAGAGTGGAACAGTTCCTCACTATTCTGCTAATTATTTTTCCATCTTATCCCCAAGTACTAAGAATCTATCTCTACCTGAAACCCagcaagaaaaagtagaatatCCGCCATCTTATTGATTTCAACGGATGTAGTGATTGTTTGTCACCGCAACCCGCATCAAACCTCAACTCTTCTTCTCGATAACCTCAAATTAACGATTTCTATGCTCTTCCAATAAGTTTTGGCGGTTAGTACTATGTTTACAGTGTGAGTGCAGTCGCCACACTAGGAATCAAACTGCTCAAACAATTTCAGTTCACAATTCTATTGGCAACGTTTTAAGTAAGTATGCGCATTCTCTTTAAAACCAAAAgagctaaaagaaaaaacgtggTGCTATTACATCAAATAAGTTGTAAATTTTTTGATCTGTCAGCTTGAAGCGGGCCCTGGTAgtctttgtgtgtgtgttttttttattgctgggGTCTGGTAGAATGACTCTTTGTTTCTTCTGATGTGACGTTTTGATTCTACCTTACGTATATTTCCGTCAAATACGATAAACGCACCGTCCTCATTTTGTAGTTGACTCAATTGGAAACCAATGGTCGAGTTCCGTGATAAAACTGGCAAATTATATAGTTACTGTTTAATAATGCTGAATTAGTTAGGTATGAAAGGTGAAGGATTGTTCTCAGCCGCTATGAGGAGTGTACAAGTTAGAATGTTGGAATATATGTATTTTAATATACTATTAGACTTTGGATTCTTTTAGTAGATCTGCGCTGTCATATAACCTCTCGTACTTATAGTTGCCTCAAAAGGACCTGAAGtctgatgcagttgcgtaagcagctgtgctcgaagccgcgcactgGACCGCAGCGGTTGTGATCGTGGTTGGACCATCGCTAGCACCACttggactgcagagatgagtggaggTCGCATCTCAACCGCAACCGCTAGATCCACTGTGTCGTTTCGCGCCCAGACCCTTATGCTAGTGCACTAGGCTTCAGGTCCTTTTGATCCTACTGTAGTTGTGAAAATATCCTCTATTttctcgttaaaaaaaaacaatgtttgaCGTCTTCACAAGGTGCTCAGCGATACTTTTAATGATGCACCTATCTCTTCATCCACTAGTTTACTTCCTGTGGATTTAATTCCAATGATCAGCAACATCTCTGTTAAGTCCACAGATTTGCGCTTAACTTAAAATATTCAATCCTAGAGAGCCGATGATATGTGCTATCATACATagctttgttttcttcgttgCTTTACTTTATTCCTTCGTAATCTGTGTTGTCTTTTCATATgacgtacttttttttccttggattgGGTGCTGGTAGGAGCAGGATCCGCATTTTCGTGAACTGTTACAGATGAGCATTCCACGGATTCCAGTACAGTCATCAGGACCTTTAACATGTGCAGAATCATTACAACGAGCACCTTCACCTatccttttcccagaaaatGTCCCCGGTGCTGGCAAGCACAATACCGAACACGATGTGAGTTTTGTGATACGGCAGCTTCTCATCTCCCGTATTTGAAGACACGGTCATTGGATTCAACAAACAGTTGACGGTTAATgatttgagaagaattttgCATCTATTTGTGACTATTTCAATATCAAGAAAGCTTGAAATACTGCTTAAAATATGTAGTAGCCGGATCTACCATATCCCCATCCTGATGTTTTCATCCgttaacatcttttttttttcatcaagcTAATTTTCATGtgataaatttttcaaaaagaataacCTACGCGTTTCTCTTTATCTGAATTAACAATTCTATTCAGGGAATGTTCACAAACAAGCAAAAGAATTTCCGAACCGACCTCTCGCCTGATGATGTAAAGCTTGTCAATGGTAAGTTCAAATGGTCATGTCTTGCACAGTGCGGCCATACAGCCGCTATTAgctcttttgttttctaagtttttttctttctccacgTAGACCATAAGTTTGTTCCATTCTGAGCGCAAGTTTCTGGAGATTGAAGTACATTGAGTTCATCTCATGCTTGTTCTGCGCAATCAGTACCccattcaactttttttccagaacgcAGATCCACTAATTCATTTAAGTTTTATAATTGTAATACTGTTAAAAATATCCATATAGTTCGCATGTCTAGAGAAACatttgaagttctttttttcgtccgCTCGTGGAGCGAATTCTGCAGAATAGCTTTTACTTCGCCCACCAGTATCTTTCATGTCAACATACGCACGCATGTGGTCGATTCAACAAACAGTTAAGGAATAAGTCCTGAACATTTGCAAAGAATAGTTGCGCAGGTGAGTCTACGCGGACTCACCACGTGTGCATCACAAGTTTTGCTACTTATGATTGGTCGTATCCATcctcaaatttaatttgataaaCCGGTTTACAATAGACAACGATTGAGAAGTCCCATTATTCTACATACATATCATTGCAGAACTAGGGCGACTAACACCGGATCAATTAGCAGAGTACATCAAAAACGTCCAGAACACTGCTTATACTCTCGGAATTGATGAAGGTCGTGCAACTACTGACTACTTACTTTGAATTGTAGTGTTTATTCGTAGTAATTGCTTTAGCTCGGCAGTTCTCTCGAGGGAAAATGCTGCAGATCTTCAAACGGTGACAAGAGCTATCTCCACCTTCACAGCGGTAACCTCTTTTCTACATTCCTCTCGTCACAGCTCAAATAAGCATAAAACTTCATTCATCAATGGTTCGCTGCAAAACAACTTCACTGTACATTGTATtagtaaagaaaacaaagcaaatgGTTAGTATTAAGATTTACAACATTGGATCGATATTGGTCAATTATTAGCGATCGAGATCAAAAAGGCGCAAGAAGCGACATAGCAAACCGGACAAATAAAGTAACtaaaactattttctacaggattCTATGTATGACATGGAGTTGGCTTAGATGATGACTACTGTGAGGAAAATCGAGAGATTCAGTAACCATAGTTGCTACTTCATTGCACAGGTTCCAAGACAGTAAATATATGTAGTTTGGAACTGATGCAGATCACACTAACGGATCCTTACAGTACAATGAAATAGGTCAAATTATTACCTTTCGAAATTCATAACCAATTCTCACTACAATGCCCTTATCAAACAAATACATACATTTATATTAATGATAAGGCACACGAATAATCTACAGTATCAGCTAACTTACAGAGAATAGGGGAAGTCTTATGCAGGACAACCGCTGAAATTGTAATCAATGTCATCGAGTAGAGTAATATCGAACGGTACGGGGGCTATACGACGACGCTTTCGGTTGTCACGTACTTCCGAAGCTACCTCCAAGGCGTACCTTTCAAttatctggaaaaaagtggtatTGGACTTGTCAGGCAAGAAATCTTGAAATCCTAAGTCTACTATTTTTAGTTCAGCGTATCTGTAATCATAATCGCGGTGTTAGTggatttattcaaaaacattAAATGGTACATGTAATCACAtcattttctttggaagtttctgctttttctcgtacttttcttttgtctctTTTGTCAAAAAACATCAGAAGATCACTAAACAAGCGAAACTCAATCAGGTGAGGTGTTGCAAATCGTATAAATGCGATAGGCCTTACACTTCACTAGAGAAGAGAGTTCCAACGTATATTCCTATACAGGATGTAAAAGGTTTACACTACATTCACATTTACATCAAGGAAGGGAAAGCTTCTGTTCCTCGATAGAAGCACGACTATTTACAGATGGAGGAATATGTAACAGTGGTGAAAGAGGCACTCAACCTTTTAAACGATGGAGGTTTCACCATCTTCTGAGATGCTGCGGTATTTACCGTTGACAACCAAGAAATTGTCACGTAAAAGTGAAACATCGTACGAAATAAAATAcatccactttttcttcttacctTTTTATCGTCGAGTGGGTTAACCTGGACATTCTTCGATGGAGTGCGCATaagattcttcttcttgtgCTTGGCAGCTCTAGCGTTGGCCTTCTGGCGTTCCATTTCCTCCTCACGCGCACGACGAGTCAACCTTCCATCTGACTTCGACATTTCCTCTAAATTAAATCCTCTCTATACTGGTCTCTACCACAAACCACTTCAAGAAGCATAGCTTACCGTTATTTCTTAGTGCAACACAATTAAGGACCTCCGATTTTAGTTTAATCTGTTTTTGGAAGTCGACGAGAGACTCTACAACTGATGCTTGCCTCGAACTGCAATACAGAAATTTGATATAAGTGGAAtacgattcaaaaaaaagcgttgaaaTGCATACTCTGCTAGAAGTTTGGCTGACTGGAAGACGCTTCCTTCATCATAAGGGAGAGGCTTGTACAGGATTTCATCCTCTTCTATACCGCAATCTTCATGGAGCCTTAATAGTCATAGCTATGCAATAAAACTTCATATGAGTTTCATACACTCAATCATTGAGAGCGGTGTTTCCAAGAGAATCGAGAATTTTGTATAATGTAAAAACTCAATATAAAGAAATCCGGAAATGAAGCCTAGTACAATAAGCTAAACAACACTCCACATGcgagaaaacaaacaacataaGTAAGATcgtacttcagaaaaaaaactcgttgaaGTGGTAAAAGACGTGTGTTTTAAAAGTACCTACTTCTTACACATGCTTCTAGTCGCTCTTTTTTCGTCAATCAACAGTTTTGCCCCAGCAATCGCAGCTGCATCATAGTTAAGTTCTGTTCTTCCATTTGCGTCGAATGCTTCGGGATCGCTCAGCTGACGTCGCACTTCTTCACGGCGTTTCATGTACTCCTCCTCCGTTTCCACCTCAAAATGGCGTTGATTCGTAGAACTACAACTAAAGACATACTAAATCACAACCTTTCCGTCAAAGCCTCTGAGTTCAACTGCGGATAGCTGATCAACAGCATCCTTCAAAATATCTGCACGCATCTCATCCAGCTAAATACATAAAAGTAATGCAAGGGAAACTCAGTCAAACCTGCATATTCACTTCGGAGGTGTACTCCTTAACGGAAAACAAACCTTTCTCGCAAGTGTTGCTGGTGAAAACGGTCTATCAGTTTGAATGCTGACATTCATCGACTCACTTGACCTGCGGCGCTGAATATATGATGTCAGAAGCAGAATACAAAGTGAAGAAAACTTGAATGGATTAGCAAAACAAGACGAAGTGAACCTTTGGCGATGTGTCCGCCTCAATCACTTCACTTGAACGTCTTCTACGTGAATAACCTTTGCTGTCGTGCCTCGTCATACTACAAATGAACTATTTAGTAGTTGCTACAAGAAAACCAACAAAACTTGCAAAGGACAACACGGAtatcacaacaaaaagaagaagtaaattGTGCACGAAACATAGTGCAATAATGGCGTTGTGTCAGATTTGAACCTGTGGTGTTCGCGCTTGTCAACCAACGGACAACTCGTCCGCGCCGCGCGGCAACGTCTGCGACCAGTTTGTGCCTGCGCCTGTGCTTGCCGTGTACAAAGTTCGGATCATGGTTGGGTTTTCAAAGGTGTACGAAGGTTCGTCATTCTTCTCGGTTCGAATCGGTGTCACGTTCTGTTAGTGCATTCTAAAAGCAATCTAAAATAGATCAGAACAGTAATTTGCGGAAGTCCTTCGGATCTATCATTTTGCGGCAACACACCTCTTTAGAGGAATTAACTAGAAGTAGTGGCTTATATTTATGTTAGACTCGGTGGGAAATCCAGCAACTAAGAATTTCCGCTCCTGTTTAATGTTCTCATTTGACTGGTATTAAGCCAGGTCAAAACCACACGCAGCTCGCTGCAGTTGAGTAAGTGGCtccgctcgaagcgacgcagtGGAGttagcggctggaatcgagttgggaccattcCAACTGCTGCAGCAAGGAATAGTGGTAGCAAAGGTCCTcgttcgatcctaaccgctaagctctaccgcactgcttcgagcgcagccgcttacgcaactgcaccgtacttcatgtcgctttggcTCTATCATGGTCAGGTTAAGACGACGTGAAGCTCAGTCTAGTTGTATATGTGGCCGAgttcgaagcagcgcggtgaaGCTAAAACTAAAGTTCTGactgaggtgggaccctcgcttgCGTCACTCTTTTCTGCAGTCTGAGGCCCCAGCTCAACTGCGCCGCTTCGTGCGTAGCTATTGGGGGGAGTTTCACGTCGTTTGGACTCGGCTACAGCTCTGCGTTTTCAACCTTGTTCAGCTTTCTACGGAAAGTGGCTAGAAACTAACAGGCTTTCTGCATTAATCTCAGCATTTAAGTTAGATTAGATGTTATTTCTGGACGGTCATACTCCACAACAAAATGTATAAAGTAATAGTCATATAATCTTCCACAACCCTTCTGTTTGATGTCTTCTCGCAAATATCAACCAAATTTTATGAGATCCGGGAACGTAGAAGTGAGCCATTGTCCCTCACTATTCCTCTTGGTTGCATTCCGCATATGAACTGTCTGTGAATATTCAAACTAGTTAGTTGGGGTAAGCAACAACTTTGGTTAGTCAGGGATCACACAATCAAAAAAGTTACTTCACACTTTATACAAATAGAGATTAGAGAGATCAAATAGAGATCTTACCTCATACGTCGCGAATGCAAAGGATGGACAAAGTAGGATCATTGGAGGTCTCGCCGCGCATACGTTGATGAGTGCGCGAAAATTTAGCGGTAAAAActggatttgaaattttggtaGTACCAAGTGCTAGTGTTTTATAGTCGTTTTCATTCCTACTGTTTATTATTTGGTCATTTGTTTGTCGTTTGATATTGTGTAGTaaatttcattgttgttgttttgagaGTTTTGTTATGAGTTCTTGTTTAGAATGTCATCACGACGTGAAGATGGACCGTCGGAGCAGAACGGTTTGTTTTAGCTTCTACTTTTTGCTTATTGGttcgtattttttaaaagtccaATTCCAGTAATTTGGGGCTTGAAAGCAAGTTCCGTTGATAAGTGGTCATACACAGGGCTAATCCCTGctctattcttttctatttccgTGTATTTAACGTACTTGTTTGTATTCATTCTTG
Coding sequences within it:
- a CDS encoding hypothetical protein (NECATOR_CHRIV.G16661.T2), encoding MSIPRIPVQSSGPLTCAESLQRAPSPILFPENVPGAGKHNTEHDGMFTNKQKNFRTDLSPDDVKLVNELGRLTPDQLAEYIKNVQNTAYTLGIDEARQFSRGKMLQIFKR
- a CDS encoding hypothetical protein (NECATOR_CHRIV.G16662.T2) is translated as MILLCPSFAFATYEAQAQTGRRRCRAARTSCPLVDKREHHSMTRHDSKGYSRRRRSSEVIEADTSPKRRRSSESMNVSIQTDRPFSPATLARKLDEMRADILKDAVDQLSAVELRGFDGKVETEEEYMKRREEVRRQLSDPEAFDANGRTELNYDAAAIAGAKLLIDEKRATRSMCKKLHEDCGIEEDEILYKPLPYDEGSVFQSAKLLADSRQASVVESLVDFQKQIKLKSEVLNCVALRNNEEMSKSDGRLTRRAREEEMERQKANARAAKHKKKNLMRTPSKNVQVNPLDDKKIIERYALEVASEVRDNRKRRRIAPVPFDITLLDDIDYNFSGCPA
- a CDS encoding hypothetical protein (NECATOR_CHRIV.G16661.T1) — protein: MSIPRIPVQSSGPLTCAESLQRAPSPILFPENVPGAGKHNTEHDGMFTNKQKNFRTDLSPDDVKLVNELGRLTPDQLAEYIKNVQNTAYTLGIDEGRATTDYLL
- a CDS encoding hypothetical protein (NECATOR_CHRIV.G16662.T1) — translated: MTRHDSKGYSRRRRSSEVIEADTSPKRRRSSESMNVSIQTDRPFSPATLARKLDEMRADILKDAVDQLSAVELRGFDGKVETEEEYMKRREEVRRQLSDPEAFDANGRTELNYDAAAIAGAKLLIDEKRATRSMCKKLHEDCGIEEDEILYKPLPYDEGSVFQSAKLLADSRQASVVESLVDFQKQIKLKSEVLNCVALRNNEEMSKSDGRLTRRAREEEMERQKANARAAKHKKKNLMRTPSKNVQVNPLDDKKIIERYALEVASEVRDNRKRRRIAPVPFDITLLDDIDYNFSGCPA